From the genome of Gracilinanus agilis isolate LMUSP501 chromosome 2, AgileGrace, whole genome shotgun sequence, one region includes:
- the CD14 gene encoding monocyte differentiation antigen CD14, with the protein MEPWQRWPLLLLLAPLLLLPSSASASCELDEEGNNCYCNFSAPNPEWDRIAMCISSVQADIDGGGHNLDIFLQKVIADPSKISDILRSLRLKRLRLRGAQVPAPLLHQLLKALTYTRIEELSLVDLVISMPPLLPPSFSDNDLRLKALHLHRVLWTGEGNLLATVGPWLKPGLKALSLTGLNLSYVPCPELDAFGELNSLDLSDNPEITENGLTSALCFSKLQALKDLALRNTGLQSLGRVCRALEATETNVQRLDISYNELGGKPWPQCTWPPSLLSLNLSHANLKCVPKPLPKKLQQLDLSYNLLRKQPQLPQVTDLILEGNPFAYAGASARLQREQPTEDCAVLSRGSKFAGATLAFLVSGTAALALLRWTREFA; encoded by the exons ATG GAGCCCTGGCAGAGGTGGCCACTGCTGTTGCTGCTAGCTCCCCTGCTGTTGCTTCCCTCGTCTGCCTCAGCCTCCTGTGAGCTGGACGAAGAGGGCAATAATTGCTACTGCAACTTTTCCGCTCCGAACCCTGAATGGGATAGAATTGCGATGTGCATTTCCTCGGTACAGGCGGATATCGATGGGGGCGGCCACAACTTGGACATCTTTTTGCAGAAAGTAATTGCTGACCCGAGCAAAATCTCGGACATACTGAGATCGCTGCGCCTAAAACGGCTGAGGCTAAGGGGTGCCCAGGTCCCGGCCCCACTTCTGCATCAGCTCCTGAAGGCATTGACCTACACGCGGATTGAAGAGCTGTCCCTAGTAGATCTGGTGATTTCGATGCCGCCCCTGCTACCTCCGTCATTCAGTGACAATGACCTCAGGCTGAAAGCCCTGCACCTCCACAGAGTGCTGTGGACCGGAGAGGGCAACTTACTGGCGACAGTGGGGCCTTGGCTAAAACCTGGACTGAAGGCACTGAGCTTGACTGGTTTAAACCTGAGCTATGTGCCCTGCCCAGAGTTGGACGCCTTTGGGGAACTGAACTCTCTAGATCTGTCGGACAATCCAGAGATAACAGAGAATGGCTTAACTTCGGCGCTTTGCTTCTCGAAGCTCCAGGCACTGAAGGATCTGGCACTTCGGAACACCGGCCTCCAGTCCTTGGGGAGAGTGTGCCGGGCTCTGGAGGCGACGGAGACCAATGTGCAGCGACTGGACATCAGTTACAACGAGCTGGGAGGGAAACCCTGGCCTCAGTGTACCTGGCCACCCTCCTTGCTCTCGCTCAACCTGTCCCACGCGAATCTGAAGTGTGTGCCGAAGCCTCTGCCCAAGAAGTTGCAGCAGCTGGACCTAAGCTACAACCTGCTGAGGAAGCAGCCTCAGTTGCCCCAGGTAACCGACTTGATCCTTGAAGGGAACCCTTTTGCCTACGCCGGTGCCTCAGCCAGACTGCAAAGGGAGCAGCCGACAGAGGACTGCGCAGTTCTTTCTCGCGGGAGCAAGTTCGCAGGCGCCACGCTAGCCTTCCTGGTCTCTGGGACAGCAGCCTTGGCGCTGCTGCGCTGGACCAGAGAATTCGCCTGA